The window CCGCCAGTGGTCACAATGGCCACCGTGGCCGAGCCCTGGGCGATGCGCATACCGGCACTGATCACGAATGCGGAGAGGATGATGGGAAGCCCTGCCTGGGACAGCGAGTCCGCCACGGCCTTGCCAACACCGGTGGCGGAAAGGACCGCACCGAAGAACGCGCCGGCACCAACAACCAGCAGGATCATGCCCACAGGGCGCAAGGAAGAGCCCGTGATTTCGCTGAGTTCAGCGGAGGTCATGCCACGGCGGGTCCCCAGGAGCCACATGGCCAGCAACACAGCGACGGTCAGCGCAATGGCGGGGTTGCCGAAGAACTGGAGGATGTCGCGGAACGTGCCTGCGGGGGCAAAGATGTTGCCGAACGTGCCGCCGAGGATGAGGATCATGGGCAAGCCAATGGCCAGCAGGACCAACCCGATGGACGGTTCATTGCCCTTGGCCTGATCAGATTCCGGAACGATCCGGTCCTCCGGCACGGAAACCATCACGCGCTTGCCGATGTACGTGCCCCACAGGATGCCCGAAGCGAACCATGCGGGAATGCCGCAGATGAGGCCCATGAGGATGATCCACCCGAGGTCCACTCCGAACAGTCCGGCCGCAGCAACGGGGCCGGGGTGCGGCGGTAGGAACGCGTGCGTCACGGAGAGGCCGGCCAGCAGCGGCAGGGCGTACAGGGCCAGTGACTTGCCGCCACGGATCGCGGCAACGTAGACCAACGGCGCCAGGACGAAGATGCCGATGTCGAAGAACACCGGGATACCCAGCACGAAGCCGGTGATGCCCATGGCTAGCGGGGTGCCCTTTTCGCCGAAGATCTTCACCAGCCTTCCGAGGAGCACTTCCGCACCGCCGGACCGTTCCAGGATGGCACCGAGGACAGTACCGAGGCCGATGATCACCGTGATGTGGCCAAGGATGCCCGCGAAGCCTTTTTCAATGAGGGCGTCGCTGCTCTTGGTGGCTGAGCCCACCAGGGCTTCCACGGAGATCCCTCCCACCAGGGCCACGATCACACCGGTTCCCACCAGGGCGATGAAAGGTTCGAGCTTGACCTTGATGATCAGGAACAGCAGCAGGGCAATGCCGGCACCTGCCAGGAGGAGCAGGCCGGCGGTATCGTGCCGCAGCCATTCAAGAAATTCATTCATGGGCGTTTCTTTCTGGGTGAGTCCTACTTGAGGGTGCCGGTGAAGGCGGCGGCACGTGCAGCGATGTCTGCCCAGTCACCTGCAGCAACTGCTGCGGGCGGGACCACGCTGGTGCCGCAGCAAACTGCGGCAGCACCGGCGTCGAGGTAGCTCTTGGCGTTGGAGGCGTCGATGCCTCCCGAAGGCAGCAAGCGGATGCCCGGGTACGGGCCCTGCAGGTCCTTCAGGTACGCCGGACCGAGCTGCCGGGCGGGGAAAATCTTGACGGCGGCGGACCCCAGGTCCAGGGCCTGCGCCACTTCGGTGGGGGTCATGGCGCCGAGACTGAACGGGATGCCTGCGGCGACCGCGACGGCGGCAACCTCCGGGCGGAGGCCCGGCGTCACCAGGAACTGCGCACCGGCGTCGATGGCTGCGCGGGCTTGGTCGGCGGTCATCACGGTGCCGATTCCGACGGCGGCACCATGCTCCGCGGCTGTCTCCGCCGCGCGTTTGACGTGCTTGAGCACATCCGGGGTGGTGAACGTGAGTTCCACGCTGCGGATGCCGCCGTCGGCCAGTGCCCGGCATAGGTCCGCGGCGTCGGTGATGGATGGTGCACGGACCACGGCCAGGGTGCGGTCGGCTTCGAGCTGCTGGAGGAATTGTTCAGGGGTCATTGTTGTCCTTCTCGGGTGAGTCCGTCGCGGTGTCGGCGGAGGGCACGGCCGGCACGGGCGCCGGTGGGGTTGCCGCCGTCGATCACTGCCGTGCCGTTGACGAAGACGTACTGGATGCCGCTGGCGGCTTGGCGGGGATTCTCGAAAGTGGCTTCGTCGCGAATGGTTTCGGGATCGAAGAGCACGACGTCGGCCGCGTAGCCTTCGCGGACTAGTCCCCTCTTGTGGAGCTTGAGTCGTGCGGCGGGGCGGCCGCTGAGGTGGTGGACCGTTTCCTCGAGGCTGAGCAGTCCGAGATCGCGGGAATAGTGGCCGAGGTAGCGCGGGAAGGTTCCCCAGGCGCGGGGGTGTGGCTTGGCGCCGACCAGAAGCCCGTCGCTGCCGCCGGTGTGGGTGCGGTGCTTCATGATGGCCTGGACGTTTTCCTCGTGGCCCACGTGCTGCAGGATTCCGGTGCCCAGGCGGTCTTCCGTGAGGATCTGCGCGAAGACATCGAAGGGTTCTTGCTTGGTCTCCGCAGCGATGTCGCGGACGGTCTTGCCCACGTGCCCTGCGAGCGCCGGGTTCTGGACGCCGCTGATTTCCAGGGTGCCCCACTCGGCGACCACGCCGTGGCAGCCGTCGGAGCCGTAGACCTCCACGGCTTCTTGGATGCGCGCGCGGGTTTCGGGGTCTGCCAGGCGAGCCAGCGTGGCCTCGGTTCCGCCGGAAGAAGCCCAGCTGGGCAGGATCGCCGAGAGCGTGGTGGCTCCCGGGAGGTAAGGGTAGGTATCCAGCGTGATGTCCACACCTTGGTCCAAGGCTTCATCGATCAGGTCCAGCAGTTCCCCGGCTCGGCCCTTGTTCTCCGCGAAGTTCATGGTGGCGTGGGACAGGTGCAGTGCGCAGCCCGTGTCGCGGCTCAGCCCGATCATCTCGGCGTAGGCGGCGAGCGCACCTTTGCCGTAGGAGCGGTGATGCGGCGCGTAGAAGCCACCCAGTTCGCCCACGGTCCGGCAGAGCCCGGCGAGTTCCTCGGTCTGCGCGTACATGCCCGGCGTGTAGGTCAAGCCCGAGGACATTCCAACGGCCCCTTCCTCCATCGCCGCACGGATGACATCCTGCATCTGCTGCTGTTGCCCGGGCGTGGGGTCGCCTTCGGCGAATCCCATCACCATGGCCCGGACGGTTCCTTGAGGCACCAGGTAGGCGGCGTTGGTGGCGATGCGGCCACCGTCCTCTTCCCCGTTGCTTTCTTCAACCCTGTCCAGGCGGTCGAGGTACTCCCCCACGGTCCGCCAGTTCCAGTCGAAATCCGCCGGGTTGTCGTTCCAGCCGGCGATCTTCTCCCGGACACCGGCCAGCGTGGCATCGTCCACGGGAGCGTAGGACAGGCCGTCCTGGCCCAGTAATTCTGTGGTGACTCCTTGGCTGAGCTTGGCGTAGTGGTCCCTGTTCACCAGCAGTTGCAGGTCCGAGTGTGCGTGCATGTCGATGAATCCGGGGCTCAGGACCAGGCCGGTGGCATCGATGACGCGGTCAGCGCCGGTTTCCGCTGCGGAGAGCGTTCCGGAGAGCGTTCCGGCGTCGACTACGGCGGCAATCACCGGGCCGTCCAACAGGACGTCCGCACGGCGGCGGTCCGCTCCGGTTCCATCCACCAAGGTGGCGTTGCTGATGAGGGTCTTCATGGCAGGGGTCCTAGAAGAAGGTATGGATGAGGTCGACGACGGTCTGGTCGCCGGTGGTTTCGGCGGACGCACCGCCGGCGAGGACCGGAATGACGGTCCATTTGTCGAACGCCGTGCATGGGTGGGACAGGCCCAGCCGGACCACGTCTCCGGGCCGGACGGTGGTGGTGTTCGCGTCGAAGGTCATGAAGCTGTGTTGGTCATTGACCGAGGTGATTTCGGCGCCAACCAGGGGCGTCATGACTCCTCCCAACACCGGACCGATCAACTGTGGTTCGGGCAAGCCTTCGTCGAAGGGGAGGTCTCGTTTGCCGGCGTCGAGGATGGCCAGGCCGGGTTCGGTTTGCGACACAACGCGTGCCCAGCCGTGCATTCCGGCCGTGAATGGCTGGTCGCCTTCACGGGAGAACGGCGAGATTCCGCGGTAGAAGCCGTCGTCGTGGATGATGTAGGCGCCGCTGCGGATCATCAGGTCCACGCGGGAGCCCGTGCCGCTGCTGATGTACGGCGACAGAACCATGACCACGTCGTCAAAGTAGGCGCTTCCCCCTGCTGTGAGGATCACTTCGCTGGAGCCGTACAGGCCTTCGGCGAGCAACCCCTCGTGAAGCAGTCCCATCTGGGCGAGGTAGCCCCGAACGGCGGCCAGTCCGGCGTCGTCCGCTGTGTGCGCGAGCGAGCCTTCATAACCGCTGACGCCCACCAAGCGCAGGTTCGGCGAGGCAGAAATAGCACGGGCCACGTCCAGGGCAGCATCCACGCCACGCGCGCCGGTCCGGCCACCGTGGGCTCCGAGCTCCACCAGGACGTCCAACACCGCATCGCTGCCGGTGAGGGTCTGGTTGATGACGTCCACGGTTCCCAGGGAGTCGATCCAGGACAGGATGGTGGTGTCCGCGGGCTGACTAGCCACCCACTGGATTGCGTGCGGATCCGTGAGGCTGTTGGCCAGTTGGAGGTTCCGCACACCGAACTCACGGGCCACGCGGAGCTGCGCGAAGTTGGCCAGCGTGATGCCCCATGCGCCCCGGTTGAGCTGCTCAGTCCAGAGCTGGGGGGACATGGTGGTCTTGCCGTGCGGGCCGAGGAGGACGCCGTGGCGACCGCACCATTCAGCCAAACGATCAGCGTTGGCCTGGAGCGAGTTGGCGTCGAGGGTGAGCAGCGGCGTCTGGAGTTCGGCCAACGTGTGCTTGGCGGCGAGGAAGTCCGCGTGGGTGGTCCCGTTCGCGGATGCGGGCACCGCTTTGTGGCGCCAGTCGAGACGGCGCTCAGCCAGGCCCGCCACGGCAGATGCCGAGATGGCTTCGGAAGTGTTCACGCGTTTGGTTCCCTTCGCGTTGCTGCGTTGTTGAAGCTGCGTTGTGGGGTTTGGTGGGATTCTCTCTTGCGTTGCGTATTTTGCAACGCTGGTTGCAAACCTGCTGGTGATATGTCTAACATGGTGGCGGATCGAGAGTCAAGGCCGCTGCGAAGCGCACGAACTAGTGGGAGAACGATGCTTTCAGCTGTATGCGTGGGCGAAACCATGGCCATGCTTACCCCTGCCCACGCCGTCCCCCTGCACCTGGCAAACGAGCTTCACTTCGGGATCGGCGGCGCTGAATCCAACGTCGCCATGGGCCTCACAGCCATGGGCTTGGACACGCACTGGGTCAGCCGGGTTGGCCACGACGGATTCGGCACCCGCATCCTCCACGAGCTTCAGGATCACGGCGTGGGAACCTCCGGCGTCGAGGTGGACCACTCCCTGCCCACCGGCCTCTACGTGAAGGTCCCGGCCCAGGACTCAGACCCCGACGGCGGCAGCTCGGTTTTGTACTACCGGCAAGGATCCGCGGCCTCGGCCATGGGACCCGGCACACTATCCAATCCCGCCGTTTCCTCCTTGCTGGAAAACGCAGCACTGATCCACCTGAGTGGGATCACCGCCGCTCTCTCCCCCGAGTGCCTTTCACTGCTGGAAGCCATCCTGACGGAGCCAAGAAACGGCCGGACCATCAGCTTCGACGTCAACTGGCGTGAAGCCCTCTGGGCAAACCAGGACCGATCCGTCCTGCAACGGCTGGCGAACATGGCCGACGTCGTGCTGGTTGGAAAAGACGAAGCCGAATACGCCTTCGGCACCACCGACGAAGCCGAACTCCGCCGCATGATGCCCGACCCCAAGGTGCTGGTCATCAAGAACGAGGCAATCAGCGCCATCTCTTTGGACCGGAGCGGCATCCGGGAAGAGGTGCCCGCACTGTCTGTCGCCGTCGTCGAGCCCGTTGGCGCGGGTGATTCATTCGCTGCCGGTTACCTCAGCGGCATGCTGTTCGGACTCGGCCAAAAAGAGAGCCTCCGCCGCGGGCATGTGGCTGCGGCGTGCACGCTGACGGTCCACGGTGATCGCGGTCCGCTGCCCCACGCCGCCGAACTCGCAGCCATCCTCGATTCTTCGGATGACGTTTGGGCTGCTATCCATGTTGAAGACGGACAATTCAACACCAGAACCGGAGCGTGACACCGTGAGCCAAAGCCTCATGCGGGCCATCGACCTGCTCGGCGAACTCGCCGCCAAACCCGCAACCCTGGACGAGCTGGCTTCCAAGGCCGCCGTCCACAAAACCACCGTGATGCGGCTGCTGCACGCCATGGAAGAAAAGCGCTTCGTGGTCCGCGACGAAGATCAGCGCTTCATGCTCGGTTCCAAGCTCTTTGAACTGTCCTCGCTGGCCCTGGAGCAGCGGGACATCCGCAAAGTGGCGCACCCGCATCTGGCCGAACTCAACGGCCGCACCGGGCACACCGTGCACCTCGCAGCCTTTGAAGGGAATGAGGTGGTGTACATCGACAAATTCGAGTCGCACCACCCCGTTCGCATGTACTCGCGCATCGGCCTGACAGCATCGCTGCACTCGGCCGCTGTGTCCAAAGTCCTCCTCGCCGACATGCCGCGCAGCCGGCAGGAAAAGATCGCCGCGGGGTTGGACTACGTGAAAGTTACCGAGAACACCCTGACCTCACCGGAGGCCCTCCTGGCCGAACTGGAACAGGTCAAGGAACAGGGCTGGGCTCACGACAACGCCGAGCACGAAGCGTTCGTGCACTGCATCGCGGCCCCCATCCGCGACGCCAGCGGCGCCGTTGTAGCCGCAGCCTCTTGTTCGGTACCGGTAGTGATGCTCAGCTATGAAGGCTTGCTTGAGCTGCTGCCCGACCTCAAAGCCAGCACCGAGGCTGTCTCCAACGACCTCGGCTGGATCAGCCACGAAAGGAACTCAGCATGAGTGAAAAAACAGTAGTACTGACCGAAAACGCCCCCGCCCCGGCGCACGTATTCTCGCAGGGAATCAAGAAGGGCGGCATGT is drawn from Arthrobacter sp. 31Y and contains these coding sequences:
- a CDS encoding GntP family permease, producing MNEFLEWLRHDTAGLLLLAGAGIALLLFLIIKVKLEPFIALVGTGVIVALVGGISVEALVGSATKSSDALIEKGFAGILGHITVIIGLGTVLGAILERSGGAEVLLGRLVKIFGEKGTPLAMGITGFVLGIPVFFDIGIFVLAPLVYVAAIRGGKSLALYALPLLAGLSVTHAFLPPHPGPVAAAGLFGVDLGWIILMGLICGIPAWFASGILWGTYIGKRVMVSVPEDRIVPESDQAKGNEPSIGLVLLAIGLPMILILGGTFGNIFAPAGTFRDILQFFGNPAIALTVAVLLAMWLLGTRRGMTSAELSEITGSSLRPVGMILLVVGAGAFFGAVLSATGVGKAVADSLSQAGLPIILSAFVISAGMRIAQGSATVAIVTTGGILAPSLASGYSQPQLALIVVAISSGSIIASHVNDGGFWIISKYFNMSVKDTLKTWTVLETVLSIVGFGMAALLYTFVR
- a CDS encoding bifunctional 4-hydroxy-2-oxoglutarate aldolase/2-dehydro-3-deoxy-phosphogluconate aldolase, with amino-acid sequence MTPEQFLQQLEADRTLAVVRAPSITDAADLCRALADGGIRSVELTFTTPDVLKHVKRAAETAAEHGAAVGIGTVMTADQARAAIDAGAQFLVTPGLRPEVAAVAVAAGIPFSLGAMTPTEVAQALDLGSAAVKIFPARQLGPAYLKDLQGPYPGIRLLPSGGIDASNAKSYLDAGAAAVCCGTSVVPPAAVAAGDWADIAARAAAFTGTLK
- a CDS encoding N-acyl-D-amino-acid deacylase family protein — encoded protein: MKTLISNATLVDGTGADRRRADVLLDGPVIAAVVDAGTLSGTLSAAETGADRVIDATGLVLSPGFIDMHAHSDLQLLVNRDHYAKLSQGVTTELLGQDGLSYAPVDDATLAGVREKIAGWNDNPADFDWNWRTVGEYLDRLDRVEESNGEEDGGRIATNAAYLVPQGTVRAMVMGFAEGDPTPGQQQQMQDVIRAAMEEGAVGMSSGLTYTPGMYAQTEELAGLCRTVGELGGFYAPHHRSYGKGALAAYAEMIGLSRDTGCALHLSHATMNFAENKGRAGELLDLIDEALDQGVDITLDTYPYLPGATTLSAILPSWASSGGTEATLARLADPETRARIQEAVEVYGSDGCHGVVAEWGTLEISGVQNPALAGHVGKTVRDIAAETKQEPFDVFAQILTEDRLGTGILQHVGHEENVQAIMKHRTHTGGSDGLLVGAKPHPRAWGTFPRYLGHYSRDLGLLSLEETVHHLSGRPAARLKLHKRGLVREGYAADVVLFDPETIRDEATFENPRQAASGIQYVFVNGTAVIDGGNPTGARAGRALRRHRDGLTREGQQ
- a CDS encoding alanine racemase, which codes for MNTSEAISASAVAGLAERRLDWRHKAVPASANGTTHADFLAAKHTLAELQTPLLTLDANSLQANADRLAEWCGRHGVLLGPHGKTTMSPQLWTEQLNRGAWGITLANFAQLRVAREFGVRNLQLANSLTDPHAIQWVASQPADTTILSWIDSLGTVDVINQTLTGSDAVLDVLVELGAHGGRTGARGVDAALDVARAISASPNLRLVGVSGYEGSLAHTADDAGLAAVRGYLAQMGLLHEGLLAEGLYGSSEVILTAGGSAYFDDVVMVLSPYISSGTGSRVDLMIRSGAYIIHDDGFYRGISPFSREGDQPFTAGMHGWARVVSQTEPGLAILDAGKRDLPFDEGLPEPQLIGPVLGGVMTPLVGAEITSVNDQHSFMTFDANTTTVRPGDVVRLGLSHPCTAFDKWTVIPVLAGGASAETTGDQTVVDLIHTFF
- a CDS encoding sugar kinase, whose translation is MLSAVCVGETMAMLTPAHAVPLHLANELHFGIGGAESNVAMGLTAMGLDTHWVSRVGHDGFGTRILHELQDHGVGTSGVEVDHSLPTGLYVKVPAQDSDPDGGSSVLYYRQGSAASAMGPGTLSNPAVSSLLENAALIHLSGITAALSPECLSLLEAILTEPRNGRTISFDVNWREALWANQDRSVLQRLANMADVVLVGKDEAEYAFGTTDEAELRRMMPDPKVLVIKNEAISAISLDRSGIREEVPALSVAVVEPVGAGDSFAAGYLSGMLFGLGQKESLRRGHVAAACTLTVHGDRGPLPHAAELAAILDSSDDVWAAIHVEDGQFNTRTGA
- a CDS encoding IclR family transcriptional regulator — its product is MLKTDNSTPEPERDTVSQSLMRAIDLLGELAAKPATLDELASKAAVHKTTVMRLLHAMEEKRFVVRDEDQRFMLGSKLFELSSLALEQRDIRKVAHPHLAELNGRTGHTVHLAAFEGNEVVYIDKFESHHPVRMYSRIGLTASLHSAAVSKVLLADMPRSRQEKIAAGLDYVKVTENTLTSPEALLAELEQVKEQGWAHDNAEHEAFVHCIAAPIRDASGAVVAAASCSVPVVMLSYEGLLELLPDLKASTEAVSNDLGWISHERNSA